The Fibrobacter sp. genome has a segment encoding these proteins:
- a CDS encoding family 2A encapsulin nanocompartment shell protein, with protein sequence MANEATEKKTGINALGAKAAYNLANVTKTKPQFASITPKWLTKFLEFKGLETGLFRVNKVVEGETPLDVLCSQTKKSDIIPEGYVEYETEPREYKLNSISTIINVNTAIEDVYSSPYDQVQKQLGLAIESLRERQESQLINNDDYGLLKNVADSQRIQPIRADGRPTPDDLDELITKVWKEPSFFLAHPRAIAAFERECTRRGVPPVVVDIAGGKFLTWRGIPLIPTNKLLVDGVKDPKSQGGKTNILLVRTGEAKRGVIGLFQAGLKNEHSRGLSVRFRGIDNKGVASYLLSLYCSAAILADDAIAVLEDVEVGEYYDYE encoded by the coding sequence ATGGCTAATGAAGCTACAGAAAAGAAAACTGGCATCAACGCGCTCGGCGCAAAGGCTGCCTACAACCTTGCCAACGTCACCAAGACCAAGCCGCAATTCGCGTCCATCACTCCGAAGTGGCTTACCAAGTTCCTTGAATTCAAGGGCCTTGAAACCGGTCTGTTCCGCGTGAACAAGGTCGTGGAAGGCGAAACCCCGCTGGACGTGCTCTGCAGCCAGACCAAGAAATCCGACATCATCCCGGAAGGCTACGTCGAATACGAAACCGAACCGCGCGAATACAAGCTCAACTCCATCTCCACGATCATCAACGTCAACACCGCGATCGAAGATGTTTACAGCTCCCCGTATGACCAGGTTCAGAAACAGCTCGGCCTCGCCATCGAATCGCTGCGCGAACGTCAGGAAAGCCAGCTCATCAACAACGATGATTACGGCCTGTTGAAGAACGTCGCTGACTCCCAGCGCATCCAGCCGATCCGCGCCGACGGCCGCCCGACTCCGGACGATCTCGACGAACTCATCACGAAGGTTTGGAAGGAACCGTCCTTCTTCCTCGCCCACCCGCGTGCCATCGCCGCCTTCGAACGCGAATGCACCCGCCGTGGCGTGCCGCCTGTTGTCGTGGACATCGCCGGTGGCAAGTTCCTCACCTGGCGCGGCATCCCGCTGATTCCGACGAACAAGCTCCTTGTGGACGGCGTGAAGGATCCGAAGTCCCAGGGCGGCAAGACGAACATCTTGCTGGTGCGTACTGGCGAAGCCAAGCGCGGCGTGATTGGCCTGTTCCAGGCCGGTCTCAAGAACGAACACTCTCGCGGCCTTTCCGTGCGTTTCCGCGGTATCGACAACAAGGGTGTCGCTTCTTACCTGCTTTCCCTGTACTGCTCTGCGGCTATCCTTGCCGACGACGCCATTGCAGTCCTTGAAGATGTAGAGGTTGGCGAATACTATGACTACGAATAA